The DNA sequence GCCGATAGGGTCTTCACCGTTAGGAAACAGGTTTGTAACAACCGTTTGTCCGAGAAGACAAACTTTATCTGATGTACTTACGTCTTTCGTGGAAAATGAAGTACCATCTGACACAGCCCAATCTCTTATGCTGAAATAGTCCGCATTGACACCCTGTAATTGAGTAGGCCAGTTGTTGGGACCGTTAATAGATTGGCCATTAGTCTGAACGGCGGGAGAAACATAGGATACGTCGGGAGCATTCTTTGAGATTGCTTCAACGTCCTGTGGTTTTAGGGTTTGAAGTCCGGAAGCTCCGATTCTTGCACCTCCGGAAACATTAATGTTACTTGATGGCCGTATGGTGATCATATTAGAACCCATAGATGAAAGTTGGTCACTAATGCTTTTTTTAGAACCTTCACCAATTGCGGTCATCGCTATAACTGAGGCTACCCCTATAATGATTCCAAGCATTGTAAGGAATGCCCGGAGTTTATTTCTTAAAAGTGCCCGCCATGCAATTCGAAAAAGGTTTGAAGTATTCATTGCTTTTCTTTTTTTGGTTGGGATTATTTGTAATCATCATTCACAGGAAGCTGTTCAAGCGCTTCTTTAGCGGACTTTATATTTTCATTTGAAATATCTTTAATAACCTTGCCATCCCTCAGTGTCACGGTTCTGTTGCTGAATGCAGCAATATCGGGTTCATGGGTTACAAAAACAATCGTTCTTCCTTGTAAGTGAAGATCCTGCATCAGGGCCATAATCTCATAAGAAGTTCTTGTATCCAGGTTACCTGTCGCTTCATCAGCTAATATCATGACCGGCTCATTCACCAGGGCTCTGGCAATGGCAACTCTTTGTTGCTGACCGCCAGACATTTGATTGGGGAGATGGTCTATTCTGCTTTCCAGTTTAACGGCTGTAAGAGCTTTTAAAGCACGGTTATGGCGTTCTTCAGTAGATATTTTCGGATTATAGAGCAGAGGAAGTTCTACATTTTCTTTAGCTGTCGTCCTGGGTAAGAGATTGTATGACTGAAAAACGAATCCGATTTTCTGATTTCTTAGAACGGCCAGTTCATCACGATTCAGGTTTTTAATATTAACACCATCCAGGATATAGTCTCCGCTTGTGGGTTTATCAAGGCATCCCAGAATGTTAAGGAGTGTCGATTTTCCCGACCCGCTGCTTCCCATAATGGTTACAAACTCGCCACGTTCCACAGTGAAAGTAACCCCTTTTAAAGCGTGTACAGTTTCCTCACCCATCTTAAAATCTCTTTTCAGATCTCTTATTTCCAGAATTTTTTCAGCCATGATCTTTATTTTTTAATTGAAAACTATCTTGGTCCACCGCCGCCGCTGTTTTTGTTGTTACCTCTTGATCGTTGAGGCAGGAATGGGCTTTTTCCAGCGTTGCCTGAAGATTTTTTAGATAATGCTTTATATCCTGTAATCACTTTATCATTTTGAGCCAATCCTGAAACAACCTGTATTTCAGTGTCATTGTCTAATCCTGTTTTTATTTTTTTACGGGAGATAATACTGTCCTTAGCAATGATCCAGACTCCTGCTTCATTTTTATTGCTGTTAGGAAGTGTAGCCTTTCGTGATTTTTTTCCATTCTTTTTCCCATTGGCAAAAGGAGAATTGATTTTGTAATTTTTCATAACCAGGCTATCCGGCCAGAAAGTGGTTGCTGCAACAGGAATTTTCATTACGTTTTCCAAAACATTTGTATAAATGGTAATATTTGCTGTCATACCAGGTTTTAATTTCAGACCTGAATTATCCGCATTGATGATAGTGGTGTAATTCACTACATTTGAAGAGACTGTAGGATGAAGCCGGACGTCTGAGACTTCTCCATTAAAAGTTTCATCGGGAAATGCATCCACCGTAAAAGTGGCTTTCTGACCTACTTTTACATTACCGATATCAGCTTCGTCTACAGAGGCACGAACCTGCATCTTGGTCAGGTCTTTTGCAATACTGAAAAGAGTAGGAGTGCTGAAGCTTGACGCTACAGTTTGTCCTTCACTTACATTTCTGTTCAAAACAGTTCCGTCAATTGGGGAGTAGATGTTTGTTAAGGATAGATTTTTATTGGCTGCGGCAAGCTGAGCATTAACTGAATTTACCTGTGCTTTTGCTGCATTATACTGATTTAATGAATTGTCATAATCAGCTTTGCTTATCGCACCTACTTCATAAAGTTGCGACTGTCTGTGGAAGTTGGTGTTGTTGTAGGCGAGGTTGCTTTTTGCATTTTGTAAATTGGCATTGATCTGTAACATTTGGTCATGAAGCAATTCCGGATCTAAAGTAGCCAATAATTGTCCTTTTTTAACCTGCGAATTAAAATCAACGTAAAGATTCTTAATAATTCCTGAAACCTGGGTACCCACTGCAATGGTATCTACAGGTTGAATGGTTCCGGTAGCAGTAATTGAATTGGAAATTTCACCCATTTCAGGTTGTACGGTTTCGAGTCGGATTTTTACTTCTTTTTCTTTAAAGAAGAAATACCAGGCTACTCCAATAACAACAATGCCACCGATGATCCAAATGAGCCATTTTTTATTTTTTGATTTCATAGTTATTTGAGTGTTATAGGGTTACCTTCGTAAAATTCATAGATCTGTTTATTAAGTACCGCGGAATATTTTGCCTGCAGATAATTTTGTATGGCCTGGATATAAGCCAGTCTCTGTTGCTGAAGCTGAACGTAATCGATGCTTCCGATTTTCATTTGAGCACTTACGATGTCGTAGCTTTCCTTGCTGATGTTCATTTGCTTAAGAGCAGATTCGTATTGGGCAAGTGAGTTTTGTAAATTGATATAAGACTGTTCGACCTGTTGGTTGAGCAGTGTTTTAGTATTCTGCAACTCGAGATCCGCTTGCTTGATGGCAATTTTTGATTTTTCAATTTCAGTTTTATAGATTCGGTTATTGTAGATCGGGATTCCGAGGCTTAGCCCAACGGGTAAATAAAAATTATTTCCCAGCTGATTAAAATAACCTCCGTTTCCATTGGAATAATTCGTAGAAACACTTCCGACCAGGTTAAGTGTAGGTTGTATAGAAGCACGTGTCATTTTTAAATTGACATTTGAATTTTCAAGGTTGAGTTGACTGTATTTTACCTCTGGACGTTGGTCCTGTGCCAAATTCTGAACATCCTGTAGGGTCTTTAAATTGTTGTCTACAATAATACTGTCGGGTTTTGCAACTTGAAAGTCATAGGATGAAGGCAACTGAAGGAGTTGTTTTAAGTTGACAATATTGGTTCTGAGATTATTTTGGACAGAAACAAGGTTATATTCATCCTGAGCTACCTGAGCCTGAATCTGAAGAAAATTCAATTTGGAAATATTTCCCGCTTTATAAAACTGGCCGCCTTGTTTTAACTGAGTTTGGGTTGTTTTTAAAACATTTTCGAAAGAAATGATATTTTCCTGCGACATTAAAATATTTAAATAAGCCTGAGTGATGCTTAAAGTTATATTGTTTTCTGCCTCCTGTACAGATAGATCAGCCATTTTTACTAAAAGATCTTTCGAGATTTCATTATTTTTAATGTAATTGGCATGATAGAGGGTCATGGAAGAGTTTGCACTTATATTTTGAGAAGGAGCGCCATTCAACTGCAGTCCGTTGGATCCGTTTACAGCAAAAAGATTTTGGGATACAGAAGCGCTCAGATTAGGATATTTTGAATCTTTTGCCTGTAGTAAGTCCTGCTGAGCTGAGTTTTTTGATAACCTGAGGGTATTGATGGAAATATTATTTTCTTTTGCATACCCTATACAGTTTTCAAGGGTCCACTTTTCAGGATAAACAGATGCTTGGGAAAAAAATGCAATTGTTTTGAAAAGGAATATCAAAAAGAAAAATTTGCGTTTCATGATTTTATTTTTGAAAATTCATTAATACCAAAGAAAAAATCAATCCAATTTAACAAAAAAAAATATTGTTTAATAGTTTTTTAACATAAAGCATGATTTTTTGCGTTTAATTTTTTAAAAATTAAAAATACATTAAAGGATTCTGAAATTAAGATTCGTTATTTAACACTTTATTCAAAAAAAAGTCAAATATTAATTGTATCTTTGCAAAAATTTTAAAATATTTAATGAATTTATTTACGGAGTCCAATTTAAGTCCTGACATCCTTAAGGCAATTGGCGAAATGGGTTATGAAAGCCCGACAGAAATCCAAAAACAGACTATCCCTTTTATTCTTTCAGATATACGCGACTTGATCGCACTTGCGCAGACTGGGACAGGCAAAACTGCAGCGTTTTCGCTTCCGATTTTGGATATGATTGACGATACGAGTCGCAAAATCCAGCTATTGGTGCTTTGTCCGACACGCGAA is a window from the Chryseobacterium sp. T16E-39 genome containing:
- a CDS encoding ABC transporter ATP-binding protein, which gives rise to MAEKILEIRDLKRDFKMGEETVHALKGVTFTVERGEFVTIMGSSGSGKSTLLNILGCLDKPTSGDYILDGVNIKNLNRDELAVLRNQKIGFVFQSYNLLPRTTAKENVELPLLYNPKISTEERHNRALKALTAVKLESRIDHLPNQMSGGQQQRVAIARALVNEPVMILADEATGNLDTRTSYEIMALMQDLHLQGRTIVFVTHEPDIAAFSNRTVTLRDGKVIKDISNENIKSAKEALEQLPVNDDYK
- a CDS encoding TolC family protein, whose amino-acid sequence is MKRKFFFLIFLFKTIAFFSQASVYPEKWTLENCIGYAKENNISINTLRLSKNSAQQDLLQAKDSKYPNLSASVSQNLFAVNGSNGLQLNGAPSQNISANSSMTLYHANYIKNNEISKDLLVKMADLSVQEAENNITLSITQAYLNILMSQENIISFENVLKTTQTQLKQGGQFYKAGNISKLNFLQIQAQVAQDEYNLVSVQNNLRTNIVNLKQLLQLPSSYDFQVAKPDSIIVDNNLKTLQDVQNLAQDQRPEVKYSQLNLENSNVNLKMTRASIQPTLNLVGSVSTNYSNGNGGYFNQLGNNFYLPVGLSLGIPIYNNRIYKTEIEKSKIAIKQADLELQNTKTLLNQQVEQSYINLQNSLAQYESALKQMNISKESYDIVSAQMKIGSIDYVQLQQQRLAYIQAIQNYLQAKYSAVLNKQIYEFYEGNPITLK
- a CDS encoding efflux RND transporter periplasmic adaptor subunit; protein product: MKSKNKKWLIWIIGGIVVIGVAWYFFFKEKEVKIRLETVQPEMGEISNSITATGTIQPVDTIAVGTQVSGIIKNLYVDFNSQVKKGQLLATLDPELLHDQMLQINANLQNAKSNLAYNNTNFHRQSQLYEVGAISKADYDNSLNQYNAAKAQVNSVNAQLAAANKNLSLTNIYSPIDGTVLNRNVSEGQTVASSFSTPTLFSIAKDLTKMQVRASVDEADIGNVKVGQKATFTVDAFPDETFNGEVSDVRLHPTVSSNVVNYTTIINADNSGLKLKPGMTANITIYTNVLENVMKIPVAATTFWPDSLVMKNYKINSPFANGKKNGKKSRKATLPNSNKNEAGVWIIAKDSIISRKKIKTGLDNDTEIQVVSGLAQNDKVITGYKALSKKSSGNAGKSPFLPQRSRGNNKNSGGGGPR